In the Brettanomyces nanus chromosome 1, complete sequence genome, TCTTACAGGCATATATTGATGCTTGTTCAGAGCTTGGATTTTTGTCGACTGTTTTGAGTTTGATCAAGCTTATGCAATGCATCAAGCAATGTTGTTGGTTCGACCAGGATTTTGTTTACACATTGCCAGGTTTAACTCCCCGAGACTTGTCTAAAGGATCTTACGATGAGGATGGCAGTCATTGGCATTCAGCTCTCCCGGAATCCGAGCTAAGCCTTAAGTCTATTGGTGCAAAGTCGCATAAgcaacttgaagaattggctATCAGATTGCACGTTGAAAAGGGAAGACGGGATCAGTTCATGCATGCGGCTTCGACACTTCCCGTTAGCCAAGGCAAGCTTAAGGTTGAGCAGTCGGACAATGGTGAGAAACTCACCGTTCAGTTAGTACATGCAAATCCACCTTATAAGCATGGCTTCAAAGTATATGCACCTAAGTTTTCAAAGCCTCAGAGAGAGACGTGGTTTGTCATGATCTGTGACCTACAAGCGGATCAATTGCTAGCGATCAAACGGGAATCCCCTAGAAGATTCGGCCGTATAGACAAAGTTGTTGGACAATTAGAGGTTGATCCAAGTTTGGCGGGCACCACTAGGGATATCCTTGTGATTAGTGATTCTACAGATGTTTATTACCGTGCCCGGCATCAATTTAAATAGAAGATATCTTTTTTTCAGAATCTTTATAGATTCCTTAATGGCATCAAGCATGTCCAAAATAGGAAATATCATCGGTTCTTAGTCCGGAAAGAAATATACAGTGGAGAAGGTTCGAAATGTAGCCAGACATTTTTTATATACTTGGTTTATTATAGGAATCATCATTTAGACCATTCAATGACTTCAAATGATAGCGCAAATAGTGGGAGAACGAGTCCCCCTATTTCAGCGGCTCAAGGAACATCGTCAACACCCTCGTCGCATGCATCCATGCGTCCTCTAAATGCATCTATTATTCATGCCTGTCTCACAGTGAACTCAACAACTCTATATACTTATGACGACCGATTTTATGCACCAAAATTGGATCTCAATTATGCGGAACTCGTTTCCAAGAATATTGGCATTATAAACTCCGTTCCAGAAGACCGGTCAGATGATTATAAGCTCAGTGGGTATACGCTTCTCACTAACAAGAACTCCATGGGAAATGGTTTCGCCAATGCCAATCGAAGTGTGAATTTGATATTGTACTACgacaagaagttgatgaaaaataacGACCTTATAACACTTGTTCTGCTTTGCAGTGACACGGTGTTGAAGAGCTTTGTGTACAATGTGATGAACAAGTTGATGTTCACATACTTAAGCGAATATTACGAATCGCCAGGACTTACAGCCAATGTGACCACTACCACGAATTTCGAGTACAAGTTGAAAATGAAGGAGATCATAGTTGAGGAGCAACTCAAGCTGGCACAGTTGACTCAAAACTATGGCTCTATTGAtggagaacttgatgaagttCGAAATATCATGAACGATAATATAGATAAAATCCTAGAAAGAGGCCAGACGCTCAACAGTTTGATTGATAAGACACATAACTtaaactcttcttctaactCGTTTCGAAGACGGGCCGTTTCCTTGAAGCGTAGACTTTGGTGGTCCAATGCCAAGTCGATTATGATCGTATGCTTTGTGGCCATCGTGTTGCTCTATCTTCTAATCGGACTTGAGTGTGGACTTCCCTTCTACAGTAAATGCATGCATCCTTCTAAGCCTGTGCAGCCTAAAAAAGGTAACTGAACAGTTGTCTAGGATAATATAATGAATTAGAAATACATGCAGTTAATCCGAATTATCCGAAGTGTTCCTCCgatcaccatcttcatcatcatcgtcatcttcatcttcatcaacatcaacgTCAACATCCCTCATGTCTTCCTCTAACTCCTTTTGCTCACGCTCCATTTGTTGAGTGCCATTAACTACTGGGCTCCTGTTCTCTTCGTCATCAGaatcttctggatcttcctcgacttcttcttcttcttcttgttcaacttcttcatcatgCTGTTCAAGTTCCCCGTCGTTTTTGCTCTCGTCGATAGTTTCCTCACTGACTCCTTCACTCATAGTACTCTCGTCTCTAGAATCATTCAGTTTAATCCTCTTGTTGGTATTATCATTCACATCCTCCTCATCTGTAATCACttctacttcttcatcagccTTTGCCTTTGCCGTTTTTTGCTTATCTGATTTCTCCCTTTTCTTAAGTTCCTTCCTCATATTAAATTTGTCTAGCTCTTCATGTAGAATAGGGAAAAAACTATTGAAGTTAGTCGTCTCCATTGCATTGATAATATCCTCAGCATTTACCACTTTTCTGCCCTTCAGCTTTATATCCTGCTTGGCAGTATGATAGATATAGTTGATAAATACAACAGATGACCTCTGTATCACCGTTTGTGAGTCCTTTGAGAGAATCATAGGGTTGGCGTCCGGACTCTCTTTTTGGAGCACCTGTTTGGCCAACTTGTTCACAGTAGATTTCggaaagagaatggaatCTATGGAAACCTTCTGGTTGGCCATTACTGTCTCCAGGTTAGATTCTTGTTCGTCTTTTCGCCATCCTTTTGCCGGCATTTTGTAGTTGGGTAGATCTGTAATGTAACGCGTATTGTGTTAAACTACTCACTGAGCCCTTtgtatatttttcaagCCGCGatcagaaaaagagatgcaAGGAAAAATCCAGTCTCCTTTCCTCGATAAGGTTTGACCCAGCTTAAGTTCAGGTTATCTTTCCTTTAACTTTGTCGTTGGcggttcttcttttgtatgAGTTCTCTTGATGTTGAAGTGGTCTTTAAACCACTTCAAACTTGCCTTATCAATGTTCCAGGTCCATTTATTAGTCCATTTATCAATTCCACCAACTTGCTCATACAAAACGTGGTTATTCAGATAAAAACTAATCGTGAGAACAGTAAAGCTTTATACTGTGGATGGACAGgttttttttcatccaatccTAACACTATTGAGATTGACTCATCTTTTGCATCTCTGTCCGGTATTCCAGAATCAGCTGAGGTTCGTATACAGCTAATCCTCATTGATGAGATCAGCAGAATCCAATCTGCCGAACTTGAGCCGATAACCTCTGAGGATTGGGAATTAACTCAATTGTATGCTGGAACGATTGAGAATAAGTTTTTAAACCAGGTCAGAGCATTGAGTACGCATCAAATTGTACTAGTGCACCCCAATTCCCACTCGTCTAGCAGCATTATTCGATACAGAGTGAAAACTATACATTCAACCAATAAGGAGATTGCTTTAGGCATACTTACAAACGATTCCGAGTTGCATATTGCCCCAAAATTCTCAAAACCGGCCAATGAAGAGATCAGTTCTTCCATACAGAGAAGTCGAAGAGGTGTAAACTCAACAGTCGTACAGTCACCACTTCTCACTTTTTCTCCTGTGCTTTGCCGAAGTATTTCCCTTCCGAATAGGCAGTTTTCCCACGTGTCAAAGGACGACAGTTCCAACTAtagcatcttcatcaatctgGCAGGTCTTCCTTTAGGCTCCGTCCCGACTAATACCAGATATGTTGCGGTATCAGTTGTTGAAGGGCCTGGAACTCCGAAGAGGGCAAGGTCAACTAAGGAAGATCAAAAGAATGGCAAAGTTATGGTCGCCAAATTAATCATAGATCCCTATGCTCCCATACATAGTGTTGGGTTGAGCGAGCTTCTCGCTATTTCTTTAGGTGTTGAAGATAGGGTCggtgaagaagttctaATTGAGCCTTTAAAGCATGACTCGTCGAGTCTATCAAACTGCAGACTGGTCCTTCATAAGATAATTACAGAGACGCCGAAGCAGGTGGCCAAAACTATACGTAACTCTGACAGTAGACGGATTGCTGAGCAtaagatcaagaagatagagCACGCACATACCATACAAAAGCTATGTGAGTTGTTCGGACTTGATTCAGAGTCTAGGGAGATTCCACTAATAAACGGAATGAAACTTCCGATAATTGAAGGATTATTTGCGTGTGGTTGTATCCTTAATGTCGAACTAAAGCATGCAAAGAAAGCACTCCCATGGATAGTATTACGTAGGGATGACCTTTCTTTGATCAGAATAGGTGAAGATATATTGAAACCTGAATCATTTGTTCAGACTAAACCATTGGCTAGTGATCAGTATTTATTGGTGGGAAGAGATGATATTGTGCGTCAGATTATAAAAGACGCTTTGAGACATGTCCCGGTTATTATTTACGGTTCCAGTGGCTCTGGAAAGACTCTGGTGTGTCATGATGTGAGTCTTGAACTCAAAAATATCGGATACTACACCAAGACCGTTGACTGCAGTGAGTTAATGACTACTAAAGACCCtgaggaattgaagaaactgTTCACGGAAATAGTACCTCAAGAATTGCTATGGCATGAACCTGCATTGTTGGTGCTAGATAATGTGGATACATTGATACCTAAAGAGTCGGAGCAAGGAGAGACTGGGTTCAGTACTCAGATCACTGAATTACTGGCATCTCGATTCACGACACTTTGCGCTCATAAAGAAATAATCCTTATTCTCACTAGTAAGTCTAGGGATTCTGTGAACCCTGTAACATTTCAAAAGCATCTCGTTGAAAAGGAAGTGAAGTTGACAGCGCCCAATAAAGATCTCCGATTTGTATTGCTTTCACATTTTATTACGAAATATCCGGGTCACCGTAGTCAGGATTGTGAATTTTTAAGGGATATTGCCGCAGATACAGAAGGATATCTTCcatttgatttggagaatCTTTGCGGTAGGGCGTTTCATGACGTTGTTTCTTCAGATTGGTCTGCTTCGAGTTTTGAATTTTGTGCagaaaactttgaaagagcGTTGAAAGACTACACCCCGTCATCTCTTCGTGGTATTAAGCTACAGAAAGGCCCAAGTACTTCATGGTCCGATATAGGTGGCCTTAAGGATGTGAAAAGGGTTCTCTTGGAAACATTGGAATGGCCTACTAAGTATGCTCCAATCTTCGCACAATGCCCTTTGAGACTCAGATCTGGCATTTTATTGTACGGTCATCCAGGTTGTGGAAAGACCTTATTGGCTTCTGCAGTTGCTGCACAATGTGGGCTCAACTTTATATCAATTAAAGGCCCGGAAATATTAAACAAATACATCGGAGCCTCTGAGCAATCTGTTCGAGAACTATTTGAAAGGGCCTCGGCTGCCAAGCCAtgcatcctcttctttgatgagtttgattCTATTGCTCCAAAGAGAGGGCACGATTCTACGGGTGTTACTGACAGAATTGTGAATCAGCTATTGACGCAGATGGATGGAGCAGAGGGATTGGACGGAGTCTACGTGTTGGCTGCAACGTCGAGGCCCGATTTGATTGACTCGGCTTTACTTAGACCTGGCCGTTTAGATAAATCTGTTCTCTGCGATATGCCAAACTACGAGGATCGACTCGATATTCTCAACACCATCATTGGAAGCGGCCAATTTGTCTTGGGTGAAGACGTGAGGCTCGAAACTGTCgcaaaagaaacagaaggaTTTTCTGGTGCAGATCTACAGGCCATAGTGTACAACTCTTACCTAAAAGCCGTCCACGAAAATCTACAGAACGtgatggaaaaaaaatcgGTAAACAATCATAATGCCAGCTCCGGACATTTAGAATACTTCTTAGCTCGGTCTTCGCGCGCATCGGTCATTAAGGATCGCAAAGCTACAATCGGATCTaagttgaaaaatataTCGCTAAGTGAAGAGGAAAGGGCGGATAGTGCGGATTTTGAGGCCAACAGTGAAGCCAGCAATATTCCCCAGAAACCTATAGTAAAGATTAGGTCTATACATATTAAAGAGGGtctcaaagaaacaaacaGATCGATATCTGATAAGGAGTTGGTCAAATTTAACGGAATTTACAGTCAATTCATGGCTAATAGGCGTGAGGGTAACCTTCCAGATGGGGAGGCAAGCAATGAGATAGGGGGAAGAGTTAGCTTGATGTAGGGGAGACTACCGGGGTTTCCTCGGGTTTCTTCGGGTGTCTTCGGTGGGGCCTTCGGGCCTACGAGTTATCTCCCCCCACACATTTATCCTCGGCTTCTGCTACCTAGTTTTTGATCCTTCCGGCTTTAATCGGAATAAAATTTTCCCATTACCGAGATCCTATTGTATTACTAAGACAATGTTGGATTTGAAATATACGTTGCTTGctagaaagagagaaattCTGATAAGCTCGAGAACTTTTATTTTTTCGGTATTAGGGTCGGAACGGGTATTACAATCTCCGATATTTACACGGTGTATGACAAATCGTACATATTGTTCCTACAGATATAAAGGAAGCTAGGGAAGCCCTTGGATCTTTTACGTTGGGGTTGGATACGCATTCATTAACATTTTAACTATCTTTATATGAGTATCATACTATCGCTCTCGCACACATTAAGCAATTCGAGTCTATCCCGGAAGAAGTGGAatatcttctcaaaaagaTCATCGTCAATAAAGGTTAGgagtgatgaagaatcgGGTTCTCTAGATAGTGAGCCCAGAGGAAGCATGGATAGCGATCTTAGTCTGGACAGCGAGGCCAGTAGCGCCGATAGTGATACCGTtgttgatttgaatgagaGTCAAGGTTTGCCGTCCGGATGGGAACTCAG is a window encoding:
- a CDS encoding uncharacterized protein (BUSCO:EOG09340AP6); translated protein: MMVFKPLQTCLINVPGPFISPFINSTNLLIQNVVIQIKTNRENSKALYCGWTGFFSSNPNTIEIDSSFASLSGIPESAEVRIQLILIDEISRIQSAELEPITSEDWELTQLYAGTIENKFLNQVRALSTHQIVLVHPNSHSSSSIIRYRVKTIHSTNKEIALGILTNDSELHIAPKFSKPANEEISSSIQRSRRGVNSTVVQSPLLTFSPVLCRSISLPNRQFSHVSKDDSSNYSIFINLAGLPLGSVPTNTRYVAVSVVEGPGTPKRARSTKEDQKNGKVMVAKLIIDPYAPIHSVGLSELLAISLGVEDRVGEEVLIEPLKHDSSSLSNCRLVLHKIITETPKQVAKTIRNSDSRRIAEHKIKKIEHAHTIQKLCELFGLDSESREIPLINGMKLPIIEGLFACGCILNVELKHAKKALPWIVLRRDDLSLIRIGEDILKPESFVQTKPLASDQYLLVGRDDIVRQIIKDALRHVPVIIYGSSGSGKTLVCHDVSLELKNIGYYTKTVDCSELMTTKDPEELKKLFTEIVPQELLWHEPALLVLDNVDTLIPKESEQGETGFSTQITELLASRFTTLCAHKEIILILTSKSRDSVNPVTFQKHLVEKEVKLTAPNKDLRFVLLSHFITKYPGHRSQDCEFLRDIAADTEGYLPFDLENLCGRAFHDVVSSDWSASSFEFCAENFERALKDYTPSSLRGIKLQKGPSTSWSDIGGLKDVKRVLLETLEWPTKYAPIFAQCPLRLRSGILLYGHPGCGKTLLASAVAAQCGLNFISIKGPEILNKYIGASEQSVRELFERASAAKPCILFFDEFDSIAPKRGHDSTGVTDRIVNQLLTQMDGAEGLDGVYVLAATSRPDLIDSALLRPGRLDKSVLCDMPNYEDRLDILNTIIGSGQFVLGEDVRLETVAKETEGFSGADLQAIVYNSYLKAVHENLQNVMEKKSVNNHNASSGHLEYFLARSSRASVIKDRKATIGSKLKNISLSEEERADSADFEANSEASNIPQKPIVKIRSIHIKEGLKETNRSISDKELVKFNGIYSQFMANRREGNLPDGEASNEIGGRVSLM